From the genome of Verrucomicrobiota bacterium:
GAGAAGTCCGCTGCTGGCGAGCGCGGTGTCGCGAATGATTTCAGCCTCGAGGCGCATCCGATTCTGTCGCGCCCACCAACGATTTTGGGGGTCGCGGGATGCCAGGTCGGAACGAAGATGGGAACTCTGCCGGTAAGTGGAGGAGGTGACGAGGAGCCGGAGGAGACCTTTCAAATCCCAACCCGTTGTCATGAACTCGGACGCCAGCCAATCCAGCAGTTCCGGGTGAGTGGGGGGGGCGCCCTGAACGCCGAAATCGTTCTCAGTTTCGACAAGGCCGCGGCCGAACAGATGCATCCAGACTTGATTCACGGCTACCCGGCTGGTGAGCGGATGATCAGGACGAGCGAGCCAGCGCGCCAAATCAAGCCGGTTGGCCTGTTTAGACTCGGGGGTTAATGGGGGCAACGAGGCGGGAACGCCCGGATCGACAACCTCGGCCGGGCGGGTGAAGTCTCCCTTGATCAAGCGGTGGGTGACGCGGGGATCTTTGCGCTCGCTCATCACGAGCGCGGTGGTGACTTCGGGCCTCGCCTTGCGCAACTGCTCGACGACCGCCATTTGCCGCCGATACGCGGGGTCGTCCGCCCGGCGGGCTTGGCGGATAAGATTCCAATCGGAATCGCCCCGCAGGGCGGCGGGAATCGGGAGGGCCTTCCTCACTTCGGGTTTGAGTTGATCCCGGACAGCGGCTTCGAGGCGGCGTTCCCACGCTTCGGTCGATTCATCCAACCGAATGGACAGTGTGTTGAGCTCCGCTTCAGCCGCGTTGAGTTTTTCGGCGTGGCGATTTCGAGCCGCGGCTTCGGCCGGCGTGGGGGCCTCGAGGGAGGGTTCATCCACGTTATTGAACAGGGCGAAGAGGCGGAAATAGTCGGTTTGGGTGAAAGGATCGAATTTGTGGTCGTGGCACTGGGCGCAGGACAAGGTCAGTCCCATGAAGACCGTGGAGGTTGTGGCCACGCGGTCGAAGATGGATTCGATGCGGAACTGTTCCAGATCGATGCCGCCTTCCTGGTTGATCTGGGTGTTGCGATGAAACCCGGTGGCGATCTGCTGGGCGGTGGCGGCGTTCGGGAGGAGGTCTCCCGCGAGTTGTTCGGCCATGAACCGGTCGAAAGGAAGGTTGGCATTGAACGCATCGAGCACCCAATCGCGATAGCGCCACATCGACCGCGGGGCGTCGACCGAGTAACCGTTGGAATCGGCGTAACGAGCTCGATCCAGCCAATGGCGCCCCCATCGCTCGCCGAAGTGCGGCGAACCGAGCAATCGATCCACTTCTTCCCGGCATGCTTGCTCGACCGGCAAGGCCATGAACCGCGTGATCGCGTCGGCTGTGGGAGGCAATCCGGTGAGATCCAGCCAGAGCCGGCGCAGCAGGGCAAGGGGCTCGGTGGGTTGGGAGGGGGTGATGTTTTCGGATTCTAATCGATGAAGGATGAATCGGTCGATGGGGTTGGAACTCCAGGAGGAATCCCGGACCGGGGGCAGCGGCGGACGTCGCACGGAAAGGAAAGCCCAGTGGGCGGCGGATCCGCTGGGTTCGTCGGCGGGCGCAGCCGCGCCCGAATCGATCCAATTCCGAATGCGCTCCAAGTCAGAACCCGAAAGCCGAGGTTTCTTGTAGGGCATGGGCGGAATCTCCGCATGCCTTCCTTCCGCCGCTTGGACAAGCAAGCTCTGCCGGGCGTCGCGAGGATGGATGGCGGGTCCGCTGCGTCCGCCTTTCCGCATGGCCTGGGCCGTGTCGAGCCGGAGGCCGCCCTTGGCCTGAACCGATCCGTGGCAGGACACGCAGTGGGTGGTGAAGAGGGGTTTGACTTCGAGAAGGTAATCCGGTCCGCTGGCGCCGAGTACAAGGCCTTGGAGGGCCCCGAGGCCCGCCACAACAG
Proteins encoded in this window:
- a CDS encoding DUF1553 domain-containing protein — protein: MGLSIQWAVVAGLGALQGLVLGASGPDYLLEVKPLFTTHCVSCHGSVQAKGGLRLDTAQAMRKGGRSGPAIHPRDARQSLLVQAAEGRHAEIPPMPYKKPRLSGSDLERIRNWIDSGAAAPADEPSGSAAHWAFLSVRRPPLPPVRDSSWSSNPIDRFILHRLESENITPSQPTEPLALLRRLWLDLTGLPPTADAITRFMALPVEQACREEVDRLLGSPHFGERWGRHWLDRARYADSNGYSVDAPRSMWRYRDWVLDAFNANLPFDRFMAEQLAGDLLPNAATAQQIATGFHRNTQINQEGGIDLEQFRIESIFDRVATTSTVFMGLTLSCAQCHDHKFDPFTQTDYFRLFALFNNVDEPSLEAPTPAEAAARNRHAEKLNAAEAELNTLSIRLDESTEAWERRLEAAVRDQLKPEVRKALPIPAALRGDSDWNLIRQARRADDPAYRRQMAVVEQLRKARPEVTTALVMSERKDPRVTHRLIKGDFTRPAEVVDPGVPASLPPLTPESKQANRLDLARWLARPDHPLTSRVAVNQVWMHLFGRGLVETENDFGVQGAPPTHPELLDWLASEFMTTGWDLKGLLRLLVTSSTYRQSSHLRSDLASRDPQNRWWARQNRMRLEAEIIRDTALASSGLLVPRVGGPSVHPPQPDGVMVLGQSRREWKTSSGADRFRRGLYTFYWRATPHPALAVFDAPDAFSACSRRTQSNTPLQALTLLNETQFHEMALELAKTWSRSSEGPASTLRHAFLACLGRPPTPEELSRLEALLSAYPTPASAPDESHRGWVAVARVLLNLDETVTRE